Proteins encoded within one genomic window of Bradyrhizobium sp. CB1717:
- a CDS encoding AMP-binding protein produces the protein MSSSYRTVYDGWKADPVGFWRAAAADIDWFSPPTEIYRPDIKPYGRWFADGVCNTCHNAVDRHVVSGRGEQAAIVYDSAATGIKRTITYAELLREVQTCALMLEDLGVKRGDRVLLYMPMVPEALFGMLACARIGAVHSVVFGGFAAPELAARIDDAKPRVVLSASCGIEGSRVVEYKPLLDTAIELARSKPDACVILQRSQAKAKLALDRDHDWQAATTRKAAELRAGRKSECVRLGATDPLYILYTSGTTGKPKGIVRDNGGHLVAMRWTMSAIYGMSPGEIFWAASDVGWVVGHSYITYGPLITGCTTVLYEGKPVGTPDAGAFWRVIAEHDVKVLFTAPTAIRAIRKEDPPGKLQADYNLKGLRALFLAGERADPETVRWSEETLGVPVIDHWWQTETGWSIAANPIGLGMLPVKHGSPSVPMPGYDLEILDAEGRSLGTGEMGEIALRLPLPPGAAVTLWNANDRFHESYLSRHPGHFSTADAGYIDAHGYVWVLGRTDDVINVAGHRLSTGAMEEAIASHAAVAECAVVGCKDELKGELPCGLIVLKSGVQASPERVSEEIVAIVRQQIGPLAALKRVIPVERLPKTRSGKILRSTIKRILDGDTFDVPSTIEDSSVLGEIERVVRG, from the coding sequence ATGAGCAGTTCGTATCGCACAGTTTACGATGGCTGGAAGGCGGATCCGGTCGGTTTCTGGAGGGCGGCTGCCGCCGACATCGACTGGTTCTCGCCGCCCACCGAGATCTACCGTCCAGACATCAAACCGTATGGACGTTGGTTCGCCGACGGCGTTTGCAACACCTGCCACAATGCTGTCGACCGCCACGTCGTCAGCGGCCGCGGCGAGCAGGCCGCGATTGTCTACGACAGCGCCGCCACGGGCATCAAGCGCACGATCACCTATGCCGAGCTTCTGCGCGAGGTGCAGACCTGCGCGCTGATGCTCGAGGATCTCGGTGTCAAGCGCGGCGACCGCGTCCTTCTGTACATGCCGATGGTGCCGGAGGCGTTGTTCGGCATGCTCGCCTGCGCGCGGATCGGCGCCGTCCACTCCGTCGTGTTCGGGGGCTTCGCGGCACCCGAGCTCGCGGCGCGGATTGATGACGCCAAGCCGCGCGTCGTGCTTTCCGCATCATGCGGAATCGAGGGCAGCCGGGTGGTCGAGTACAAGCCGCTGCTCGACACGGCCATCGAGCTTGCCAGGTCCAAGCCGGACGCCTGCGTGATCCTGCAGCGTAGCCAGGCCAAGGCGAAGCTGGCTCTCGATCGCGATCACGACTGGCAGGCGGCAACGACGCGAAAGGCGGCCGAGCTCCGTGCCGGCCGCAAGTCGGAGTGCGTGCGGCTCGGCGCGACCGATCCGCTCTACATCCTCTACACCTCGGGGACGACCGGCAAACCCAAGGGCATCGTGCGCGACAACGGCGGCCACCTGGTTGCGATGCGCTGGACGATGTCGGCGATCTACGGCATGTCGCCAGGCGAGATTTTCTGGGCGGCCTCCGACGTCGGCTGGGTCGTCGGTCACAGCTACATCACTTACGGGCCGCTGATCACCGGCTGCACGACCGTACTCTATGAAGGCAAGCCGGTCGGCACGCCCGACGCCGGCGCGTTCTGGCGCGTGATCGCGGAGCACGACGTGAAGGTGCTGTTCACGGCGCCGACCGCTATCCGGGCGATCCGAAAGGAGGACCCACCAGGCAAACTGCAGGCTGACTACAACCTGAAGGGCCTCCGCGCGCTTTTTCTCGCGGGCGAGCGCGCCGATCCGGAGACGGTGCGGTGGAGCGAGGAGACGCTGGGCGTGCCCGTGATCGATCACTGGTGGCAGACGGAGACCGGCTGGTCCATCGCCGCCAATCCGATAGGTCTCGGCATGCTGCCCGTGAAGCACGGCTCGCCGTCGGTCCCCATGCCCGGTTACGATCTGGAGATTCTGGATGCGGAAGGCCGCAGTCTTGGCACCGGCGAGATGGGCGAGATCGCGCTGAGGCTGCCGTTGCCGCCGGGAGCCGCAGTCACGCTGTGGAATGCGAACGATCGATTTCATGAGAGTTACCTGTCGCGCCATCCGGGCCACTTCAGCACTGCTGACGCGGGCTACATCGACGCGCATGGCTATGTGTGGGTGCTCGGCCGCACTGACGACGTCATCAATGTTGCCGGCCATCGCCTCTCGACCGGCGCAATGGAGGAGGCGATCGCGTCCCACGCCGCAGTCGCCGAGTGCGCCGTCGTCGGCTGCAAGGACGAACTCAAGGGCGAACTGCCATGCGGCTTGATCGTCCTCAAGAGCGGCGTCCAAGCGAGTCCCGAACGGGTCAGCGAAGAAATCGTTGCCATCGTTCGACAGCAAATCGGGCCGCTAGCGGCTCTGAAACGCGTCATACCGGTCGAACGACTCCCCAAGACACGCTCGGGCAAGATTTTGCGGTCGACGATCAAACGAATCCTGGACGGCGATACGTTCGACGTTCCCTCCACGATCGAGGATTCCTCGGTGCTCGGCGAAATCGAACGAGTCGTTCGCGGCTAG
- a CDS encoding 4-hydroxyphenylacetate 3-hydroxylase N-terminal domain-containing protein: MMMSGADYRESLRAYKPRVFVNGSAVESVADEPLLAPGVAGVGVTYDFALKHEHVPIMTARQGTSGKIVNRMLHINETSQDLLFKLEAVRLVCKTVGCAQRYLTHDALNGIFQSTKLTDDRHGTDYSQRFLAYLHDIQDRDLTLGVAMTDAKGDRSKRPGAQVNPDVYVHIKERRPDGIVIRGTKAIVTGAPYMHEFLVMPCRTHNPEDKDFAVCCAVPCDAPGVTIISRPAGRPGEASAKFSAKYGQSVGVVMFDDVFVPHDRVFLAGETEEGGFLTTSYATHHRHSCIGARAGFGDLLIGAGALMIEANGLDIDRHAHIREAMVELITITESFYACGVASSVYCTKDPAGSVMPDAVFSNIGKLLLATKIYDMHRVAHYVSGGLIVALPGPEEDHNPETKASLAAVMGGRPDVPADKRAEVARFIEDLTVSHEAGWYSVISLHGGGSPEAMKREIWRNYPVMEKIELVEGLLDRGILDEGRRVSKQPGRCCATGCQVPEPPQHAALPALEGAAK; encoded by the coding sequence ATGATGATGTCGGGTGCCGACTACCGGGAATCCCTTCGCGCCTACAAGCCGCGGGTCTTCGTCAATGGCAGCGCCGTGGAAAGCGTCGCCGACGAGCCGCTGCTCGCGCCGGGCGTCGCCGGCGTCGGCGTTACCTACGATTTCGCCCTCAAGCACGAGCACGTGCCGATCATGACGGCGCGGCAGGGCACCTCCGGCAAGATCGTGAACCGGATGCTGCACATCAACGAGACCTCGCAGGACCTACTGTTCAAGCTCGAGGCCGTCCGCCTGGTCTGCAAGACCGTCGGCTGCGCGCAGCGCTACCTCACGCACGACGCCCTCAACGGCATCTTCCAGTCCACGAAGCTGACGGATGACCGTCACGGCACCGACTACAGCCAGCGCTTCCTCGCTTACCTGCACGACATCCAGGACCGGGATCTGACGCTTGGCGTTGCGATGACGGACGCCAAGGGCGACCGCTCGAAGCGTCCGGGCGCGCAGGTCAATCCGGACGTCTACGTGCACATCAAGGAGCGCCGTCCGGATGGCATCGTCATCCGCGGCACCAAAGCCATCGTCACCGGCGCGCCCTATATGCACGAATTCCTCGTCATGCCCTGCCGGACCCACAATCCGGAGGACAAGGATTTCGCGGTGTGCTGCGCGGTGCCGTGTGATGCGCCCGGCGTTACCATCATCTCGCGGCCCGCCGGCCGTCCCGGCGAGGCGTCGGCCAAATTCTCGGCCAAGTACGGCCAGTCGGTCGGCGTCGTCATGTTCGACGACGTCTTTGTGCCGCACGATCGCGTCTTCCTAGCGGGCGAGACCGAGGAGGGTGGCTTCCTCACGACGTCCTATGCGACCCACCACCGGCACTCCTGCATCGGTGCCCGCGCCGGGTTCGGCGATCTCTTGATCGGCGCGGGCGCGCTGATGATCGAGGCCAATGGGCTCGACATCGATCGCCACGCCCATATCCGCGAGGCGATGGTCGAACTGATCACCATCACGGAGAGCTTCTACGCTTGCGGCGTGGCTTCGTCCGTGTACTGCACGAAGGATCCGGCCGGATCGGTGATGCCTGACGCGGTGTTCTCCAATATCGGCAAGCTGCTGCTCGCCACCAAGATCTACGACATGCACCGCGTCGCGCACTACGTCTCGGGCGGCCTGATCGTCGCCCTGCCGGGTCCGGAGGAGGACCACAACCCCGAGACCAAGGCGTCGCTTGCCGCGGTCATGGGCGGCCGGCCGGACGTCCCCGCCGACAAGCGGGCCGAAGTTGCCCGCTTCATTGAGGACCTGACGGTGTCGCACGAAGCCGGCTGGTACTCGGTGATCTCGCTGCACGGCGGCGGCTCGCCGGAAGCGATGAAGCGCGAGATCTGGCGCAACTACCCGGTGATGGAGAAGATCGAGCTGGTCGAAGGTCTTCTCGACCGCGGCATTCTCGATGAGGGGCGCCGCGTCTCGAAGCAGCCCGGCCGCTGCTGTGCAACCGGCTGCCAGGTGCCGGAGCCTCCGCAGCACGCCGCTCTGCCGGCGCTCGAAGGCGCCGCCAAATAG
- a CDS encoding zinc-binding alcohol dehydrogenase family protein, whose translation MKAAVLKSFGSPLAIETAPDPVLGTGEVIVDVVATRVLSYMNEVFSGERNYALDLPVIPGPGGIGRVRAIGPDATKLAAGDWVFCDPTVRSRDDAVAPDIALQGLTAAGPGGMRLQQHFRHGSFAEQMRVPTENVKRLGTITSEDATRWCALGTLLVPYGGFLAANLQAGETVLVSGATGNFGSAAVSVALAMGAACVVTPGRNERILADLVRRFGSRVKPVRLTGVEDDDREAMKRAAPGPIDCVFDIMPPSVSPTVVRAAVMTVRAYGRVVLMGGVGMAGGAGLELPYPWIMRNCISIHGVWMYPPDAAARLIALVRSGLLRLEEYETTAFDLNYANEAVAHAAANGGPFKLTVIRP comes from the coding sequence ATGAAAGCTGCCGTGCTCAAATCCTTCGGCTCGCCGCTGGCGATCGAGACTGCCCCCGACCCGGTGCTCGGCACCGGCGAGGTCATCGTCGACGTCGTCGCCACGCGGGTGCTGTCCTACATGAACGAGGTCTTCAGCGGCGAACGCAACTACGCGCTCGACCTGCCTGTTATCCCCGGGCCGGGCGGCATCGGCCGCGTGCGGGCGATCGGCCCGGACGCGACCAAGCTTGCCGCCGGCGACTGGGTGTTCTGCGACCCGACAGTGCGCTCGCGCGACGACGCCGTCGCACCCGATATCGCCCTGCAGGGGCTCACGGCCGCCGGCCCCGGCGGCATGCGCCTGCAACAGCATTTTCGTCACGGCTCATTCGCCGAGCAGATGCGCGTGCCGACCGAGAACGTCAAACGCCTCGGCACGATCACGTCGGAGGACGCCACGCGGTGGTGCGCGCTGGGCACGCTGCTGGTGCCCTATGGCGGCTTCCTCGCCGCCAACCTGCAAGCAGGCGAGACCGTGCTGGTGAGCGGAGCCACCGGCAATTTCGGCAGCGCGGCGGTGTCGGTTGCGCTGGCGATGGGCGCGGCCTGCGTGGTGACGCCAGGGCGCAACGAAAGGATCCTCGCCGATCTCGTCCGCCGTTTCGGCAGCCGTGTGAAGCCGGTCAGGCTCACCGGAGTTGAGGACGACGACCGCGAAGCGATGAAGCGCGCCGCGCCGGGGCCGATCGACTGCGTGTTCGACATCATGCCGCCCTCGGTGAGCCCGACGGTCGTGCGCGCGGCGGTCATGACGGTGCGCGCCTACGGCCGTGTTGTGCTGATGGGCGGCGTCGGCATGGCCGGCGGCGCAGGGCTCGAGCTGCCCTACCCCTGGATCATGCGCAACTGCATCAGCATCCACGGCGTCTGGATGTATCCGCCCGACGCAGCGGCCCGCCTGATCGCGCTGGTGCGCTCGGGCCTGCTGCGGCTGGAGGAATACGAGACGACGGCCTTCGACCTCAACTATGCCAATGAGGCCGTGGCGCATGCCGCGGCGAATGGCGGGCCGTTCAAATTGACGGTGATCAGGCCGTAA
- a CDS encoding helix-turn-helix transcriptional regulator, which translates to MADPRRVEFGDFLRSRREKLSPKTVGLPAGRRRRTAGLRREEVAQLAGIGVDWYIRLEQGRTVSPSVTTIDALARALRLSKTEHAHLKALARDGDKRAFVPEVVPPSIRRMIESLNQPAYITGRRWDVLAWNDPAEEVFAFGQLPEQDRNTLLLMMTNRQTRKRYGAGWADVAKAMVAMFRATHDVWAGDPAFTELLTRLREGSPEFVKWWEAHEIRSTMSGRKTMNHPTLGVLHFEHTSFQANDDPALKLVIYTPV; encoded by the coding sequence ATGGCCGATCCACGCCGCGTCGAATTCGGCGACTTCCTGAGGTCCCGCCGCGAGAAGCTGTCGCCGAAGACGGTCGGCCTGCCCGCCGGCCGGCGGCGCCGCACCGCGGGCCTGCGCCGCGAAGAGGTCGCCCAGCTCGCCGGCATCGGCGTCGACTGGTACATCCGCCTCGAGCAGGGCCGCACCGTCAGCCCATCGGTCACCACCATCGACGCGCTGGCCCGCGCGCTGCGCCTCTCAAAGACCGAGCACGCACACCTGAAGGCGCTGGCGCGCGACGGCGACAAGCGCGCGTTCGTGCCGGAGGTCGTGCCGCCGTCCATCCGGCGGATGATCGAGAGCCTGAACCAGCCGGCCTACATCACCGGGCGGCGGTGGGACGTGCTGGCCTGGAATGACCCCGCCGAGGAGGTCTTTGCCTTCGGTCAGCTGCCCGAGCAGGATCGCAACACGCTTCTCCTCATGATGACCAACAGGCAGACGCGCAAGCGTTACGGCGCAGGCTGGGCCGATGTCGCCAAGGCCATGGTCGCGATGTTTCGCGCCACCCACGACGTCTGGGCCGGCGATCCCGCCTTCACCGAGCTGCTCACGCGGCTGCGCGAGGGCAGTCCGGAATTCGTCAAATGGTGGGAAGCGCACGAGATCCGCAGCACCATGTCGGGCCGCAAGACCATGAACCATCCCACCCTCGGCGTGCTGCATTTCGAGCACACGAGCTTTCAGGCCAATGACGATCCCGCGCTGAAGCTGGTGATTTACACGCCGGTGTAG
- a CDS encoding Crp/Fnr family transcriptional regulator: MMRTHGTDGGVAQAVLRRFNALRPLSDEDAAALEHAILEGLLRAGPGEDLIGEGDPIDSVRIVLSGWLFRHKTLEDGRRQIVNFILPGETCDAQAYLLPTIDHSITTATPVAYAEIKRARFEQLMAANRTLAEAFMCETLLNSAIQREWIVNLGRRSAFERVAHLFCEIFERLRAVGLIDGNSCALPVTQTDLADATGLSVVHANRTIQELRASGLIVLKDRTLTIGDLGALKNAAMYSPGYLRLYRAK; the protein is encoded by the coding sequence ATGATGCGCACTCACGGGACCGATGGCGGTGTGGCGCAGGCGGTCCTCCGCCGCTTCAACGCCTTGCGCCCCCTGTCCGATGAGGACGCCGCTGCGCTGGAGCATGCCATCCTCGAGGGTTTGTTGCGTGCCGGGCCGGGCGAGGACCTGATCGGGGAAGGCGATCCGATCGACAGCGTCCGCATCGTGCTCTCGGGCTGGCTGTTTCGCCACAAGACGCTGGAGGATGGGCGCCGGCAGATCGTCAATTTCATCCTGCCGGGCGAGACCTGCGACGCCCAAGCTTATCTCCTGCCCACCATCGATCATTCGATCACGACAGCGACGCCGGTTGCCTATGCCGAGATCAAGCGCGCGCGCTTCGAACAGCTGATGGCGGCCAACCGCACGCTGGCCGAAGCCTTCATGTGCGAGACGCTGCTGAACAGCGCGATCCAGCGTGAATGGATCGTCAACCTCGGCCGGCGATCGGCCTTCGAGCGCGTGGCCCATCTGTTCTGCGAAATCTTCGAACGGCTGCGAGCCGTGGGCCTGATCGACGGCAATTCCTGCGCGCTTCCGGTGACCCAGACCGATCTGGCCGACGCGACCGGCCTGTCGGTGGTTCATGCCAACCGCACGATCCAGGAATTGCGCGCGTCCGGCCTGATCGTCCTGAAGGACCGGACCCTGACGATCGGAGATCTCGGAGCGCTCAAGAATGCAGCGATGTACTCGCCGGGCTATCTTCGGCTCTACCGGGCAAAGTGA
- a CDS encoding TetR/AcrR family transcriptional regulator, translated as MVEKRQSRREAVSGHKRELILDAAKQVFAEEGLEGASLRSIAVRAGYTPAALYFHFESKEAIYAEVLKGSLASLGAAVSRAVAQAKSPALRLKAAAMSFFRFYADNPRDLDLGFYLFRGGMKPAGLGHERDEMLNAALESALRPIADGAIELGASRQRANLLMVDCFAHATGLLLLLHTGRIRMFGASAPDLMEAYVKDRIAHLSER; from the coding sequence ATGGTCGAAAAGCGGCAAAGCCGGCGCGAGGCGGTCAGCGGACACAAGCGGGAACTCATCCTGGATGCGGCGAAGCAGGTCTTCGCGGAGGAAGGGCTGGAGGGCGCTAGCCTTCGGTCCATCGCCGTCCGCGCAGGCTACACGCCGGCCGCGCTCTACTTCCACTTCGAATCCAAGGAGGCGATCTACGCCGAGGTGTTGAAGGGATCCCTCGCCTCTCTCGGCGCCGCCGTCAGCCGAGCGGTCGCGCAGGCGAAGTCACCGGCGCTGCGGCTGAAGGCCGCCGCCATGTCGTTCTTCCGGTTCTACGCGGACAATCCACGCGACCTGGACCTCGGCTTCTACCTGTTCCGCGGCGGCATGAAGCCGGCAGGTCTTGGACATGAACGCGACGAGATGTTGAATGCGGCTCTCGAGTCGGCCCTGCGCCCGATCGCCGACGGCGCGATCGAACTCGGCGCCTCACGGCAGAGGGCCAATCTGCTGATGGTCGATTGCTTTGCCCATGCCACCGGACTGCTGTTGTTGCTGCACACCGGCCGCATCCGGATGTTCGGTGCGTCCGCGCCTGACCTGATGGAGGCTTACGTGAAGGACCGCATCGCCCACCTATCGGAACGGTGA
- a CDS encoding isochorismatase family protein, with the protein MLTIDRKRSLLLVVDVQSRLMPAIHDGEAAILNTKRLIEAAKLVNVPRLYTEQNSKGLGPTVAGLAVEQDRLVHKQFFDACREEGFLDRVPADGHIVIAGCEAHVCVQQTVLGLLQASRKTYVVRDALGSRRPEDKETAIRRMERHGAEIVTTEMAVFEWLETAEHAEFRRAVALIK; encoded by the coding sequence ATGCTCACGATCGACCGGAAGCGCTCGCTCCTGCTCGTCGTCGACGTCCAGTCGCGGCTGATGCCCGCCATTCACGACGGTGAGGCCGCCATTCTGAATACGAAGCGCCTCATCGAAGCGGCGAAGCTCGTTAACGTCCCCCGCTTGTACACCGAGCAGAATTCCAAAGGCCTCGGACCGACTGTCGCCGGCCTGGCCGTCGAGCAGGATCGGCTGGTCCACAAACAGTTCTTCGACGCCTGCCGCGAGGAAGGTTTTCTCGACCGCGTTCCCGCCGACGGCCACATCGTCATCGCCGGCTGCGAGGCGCATGTCTGCGTCCAGCAAACCGTGCTCGGCCTGCTGCAAGCCTCGCGGAAGACCTATGTGGTGCGCGACGCCCTGGGCTCGCGACGTCCAGAAGACAAGGAGACTGCAATCCGCCGCATGGAACGGCATGGCGCGGAAATCGTGACAACGGAGATGGCCGTCTTCGAATGGCTTGAGACAGCCGAGCACGCAGAATTTCGACGAGCGGTTGCGTTGATCAAGTAA